One genomic window of Cannabis sativa cultivar Pink pepper isolate KNU-18-1 chromosome 2, ASM2916894v1, whole genome shotgun sequence includes the following:
- the LOC115719020 gene encoding bifunctional 3-dehydroquinate dehydratase/shikimate dehydrogenase, chloroplastic isoform X1, with amino-acid sequence MGSVGMKKTATLLCVPLMAKSAEGMVSGMNQAKAQGADVVEIRLDCIDNFHPQKDLEIILKDKLLTTLIVFRPKWNGGFYEGDEHGRIEALHLAKDLGADYVEFELKVASKFMEEHRNSPSRGTKNIVSFYVNGETPSEQELKYIISSMQETRANIIKLVTNAADITELPRIFNLFSICQVPLIAYSSGERGLISQILSPKYGGFLVYGSIDGDSIPGLPTLASLIEVYKVDCINKDTKVFGLISKPVGHSKGPILHNPVIRHVNFNGVYVPMFVDDLQKFFSVYPSPDFPGFSVGIPYKEAVIEFCGEVNQLAQSIDAANTIIRRPSDGKLIGYNTDCEAAITAIEDALVRAHRCTNGKTSLNSPLKDKLFVLVGAGGAGRALAFGAKSRGAHVVVFDIDFDRAKSLACAVSGEVRNFEELAKFQPEKGAILANATPLGMHPSTTRIPVSEASLADYELVFDSVYTPKKTILLKEAETAGAIIVSGVEMFLRQAIGQFNLFTERQAPEELMREIIWDKF; translated from the exons atgGGAAGTGTTGGAATGAAGAAAACCGCAACCTTGTTATGTGTTCCGTTAATGGCTAAATCTGCCGAGGGAATGGTGAGTGGCATGAACCAGGCCAAGGCACAAGGAGCTGATGTTGTTGAGATCAGGTTGGACTGCATTGACAATTTTCATCCTCAAAAAGACCTTGAAATCATCTTGAAAGATAAACTGTTGACAACCCTCATCGTTTTTCG GCCAAAGTGGAATGGTGGTTTCTATGAAGGTGATGAACATGGTAGAATTGAGGCACTTCATCTGGCAAAAGATTTAGGAGCTGATTATGTAGAATTTGAGCTCAAG GTGGCCTCTAAGTTTATGGAAGAACATAGAAATAGTCCTAGCAGAGGTACTAAAAATATTGTATCATTTTATGTGAATGGAGAGACCCCTTCAGAACAAgaacttaaatatattatttcaaGTATGCAAGAAACAAGAGCAAATATCATCAAATTAGTCACTAATGCAGCTGATATTACAGAATTACCAAGAATTTTTAATCTCTTCTCAATTTGCCAG GTACCACTGATTGCATACTCTTCTGGGGAAAGAGGTCTTATAAGCCAAATATTGTCCCCAAAATATGGTGGGTTCTTGGTGTATGGCTCTATAGATGGAGATTCCATACCAGGTTTGCCTACCTTAGCAAGCCTTATAGAAGTCTATAAAGTTGACTGCATAAACAAGGATACTAAAGTTTTTGGACTTATCTCAAAACCTGTTGGACATAGCAAAGGTCCTATATTGCACAATCCTGTCATCAGGCATGTTAATTTTAATGGAGTTTATGTTCCAATGTTCGTTGATGATCTTCAGAAATTCTTCAGTGTCTATCCCAGCCCGGACTTTCCTGGATTTAG TGTTGGAATTCCATACAAGGAGGCAGTAATTGAATTTTGTGGTGAAGTTAATCAACTTGCTCAG TCTATAGATGCTGCTAATACAATTATAAGAAGGCCTAGTGATGGAAAGCTGATAGGTTATAACACAGATTGTGAGGCTGCAATAACTGCAATAGAGGATGCACTAGTCAGAG CCCACAGATGTACTAATGGAAAAACATCTTTGAATTCTCCACTTAAAGACAAGTTGTTTGTGCTGGTTGGAGCTGGTGGAGCAGGAAGAGCCTTAGCCTTTGGTGCCAAAAGTAGAGGAgctcatgtagtagttttcgaCATTGATTTTG ACAGAGCAAAGTCTCTTGCTTGTGCTGTAAGTGGTGAAGTAAGGAATTTCGAAGAATTAGCCAAGTTTCAGCCAGAGAAAGGAGCAATTCTTGCCAATGCAACACCTCTAGGAATGCACCCAAGTACAACTCGAATTCCTGTTTCTGAG GCAAGCTTGGCAGATTATGAGCTTGTATTTGACTCGGTTTACACACCTAAGAAAACCATATTACTAAAAGAAGCTGAAACAGCCGGTGCTATCATCGTCAGTGGAGTCGAAATGTTTCTTAGACAGGCCATTGGACAATTCAATCTCTTCACAGAAAGACAAG CTCCTGAAGAGTTGATGCGTGAGATTATTTGGGACAAGTTTTAA
- the LOC115719020 gene encoding bifunctional 3-dehydroquinate dehydratase/shikimate dehydrogenase, chloroplastic isoform X4 translates to MGSVGMKKTATLLCVPLMAKSAEGMVSGMNQAKAQGADVVEIRLDCIDNFHPQKDLEIILKDKLLTTLIVFRPKWNGGFYEGDEHGRIEALHLAKDLGADYVEFELKVASKFMEEHRNSPSRELPRIFNLFSICQVPLIAYSSGERGLISQILSPKYGGFLVYGSIDGDSIPGLPTLASLIEVYKVDCINKDTKVFGLISKPVGHSKGPILHNPVIRHVNFNGVYVPMFVDDLQKFFSVYPSPDFPGFSVGIPYKEAVIEFCGEVNQLAQSIDAANTIIRRPSDGKLIGYNTDCEAAITAIEDALVRAHRCTNGKTSLNSPLKDKLFVLVGAGGAGRALAFGAKSRGAHVVVFDIDFDRAKSLACAVSGEVRNFEELAKFQPEKGAILANATPLGMHPSTTRIPVSEASLADYELVFDSVYTPKKTILLKEAETAGAIIVSGVEMFLRQAIGQFNLFTERQAPEELMREIIWDKF, encoded by the exons atgGGAAGTGTTGGAATGAAGAAAACCGCAACCTTGTTATGTGTTCCGTTAATGGCTAAATCTGCCGAGGGAATGGTGAGTGGCATGAACCAGGCCAAGGCACAAGGAGCTGATGTTGTTGAGATCAGGTTGGACTGCATTGACAATTTTCATCCTCAAAAAGACCTTGAAATCATCTTGAAAGATAAACTGTTGACAACCCTCATCGTTTTTCG GCCAAAGTGGAATGGTGGTTTCTATGAAGGTGATGAACATGGTAGAATTGAGGCACTTCATCTGGCAAAAGATTTAGGAGCTGATTATGTAGAATTTGAGCTCAAG GTGGCCTCTAAGTTTATGGAAGAACATAGAAATAGTCCTAGCAGAG AATTACCAAGAATTTTTAATCTCTTCTCAATTTGCCAG GTACCACTGATTGCATACTCTTCTGGGGAAAGAGGTCTTATAAGCCAAATATTGTCCCCAAAATATGGTGGGTTCTTGGTGTATGGCTCTATAGATGGAGATTCCATACCAGGTTTGCCTACCTTAGCAAGCCTTATAGAAGTCTATAAAGTTGACTGCATAAACAAGGATACTAAAGTTTTTGGACTTATCTCAAAACCTGTTGGACATAGCAAAGGTCCTATATTGCACAATCCTGTCATCAGGCATGTTAATTTTAATGGAGTTTATGTTCCAATGTTCGTTGATGATCTTCAGAAATTCTTCAGTGTCTATCCCAGCCCGGACTTTCCTGGATTTAG TGTTGGAATTCCATACAAGGAGGCAGTAATTGAATTTTGTGGTGAAGTTAATCAACTTGCTCAG TCTATAGATGCTGCTAATACAATTATAAGAAGGCCTAGTGATGGAAAGCTGATAGGTTATAACACAGATTGTGAGGCTGCAATAACTGCAATAGAGGATGCACTAGTCAGAG CCCACAGATGTACTAATGGAAAAACATCTTTGAATTCTCCACTTAAAGACAAGTTGTTTGTGCTGGTTGGAGCTGGTGGAGCAGGAAGAGCCTTAGCCTTTGGTGCCAAAAGTAGAGGAgctcatgtagtagttttcgaCATTGATTTTG ACAGAGCAAAGTCTCTTGCTTGTGCTGTAAGTGGTGAAGTAAGGAATTTCGAAGAATTAGCCAAGTTTCAGCCAGAGAAAGGAGCAATTCTTGCCAATGCAACACCTCTAGGAATGCACCCAAGTACAACTCGAATTCCTGTTTCTGAG GCAAGCTTGGCAGATTATGAGCTTGTATTTGACTCGGTTTACACACCTAAGAAAACCATATTACTAAAAGAAGCTGAAACAGCCGGTGCTATCATCGTCAGTGGAGTCGAAATGTTTCTTAGACAGGCCATTGGACAATTCAATCTCTTCACAGAAAGACAAG CTCCTGAAGAGTTGATGCGTGAGATTATTTGGGACAAGTTTTAA
- the LOC115719020 gene encoding bifunctional 3-dehydroquinate dehydratase/shikimate dehydrogenase, chloroplastic isoform X5, protein MGSVGMKKTATLLCVPLMAKSAEGMVSGMNQAKAQGADVVEIRLDCIDNFHPQKDLEIILKDKLLTTLIVFRPKWNGGFYEGDEHGRIEALHLAKDLGADYVEFELKVASKFMEEHRNSPSRGTKNIVSFYVNGETPSEQELKYIISSMQETRANIIKLVTNAADITELPRIFNLFSICQVPLIAYSSGERGLISQILSPKYGGFLVYGSIDGDSIPGLPTLASLIEVYKVDCINKDTKVFGLISKPVGHSKGPILHNPVIRHVNFNGVYVPMFVDDLQKFFSVYPSPDFPGFSVGIPYKEAVIEFCGEVNQLAQSIDAANTIIRRPSDGKLIGYNTDCEAAITAIEDALVRAHRCTNGKTSLNSPLKDKLFVLVGAGGAGRALAFGAKSRGAHVVVFDIDFDRAKSLACAVSGEVRNFEELAKFQPEKGAILANATPLGMHPSKLGRL, encoded by the exons atgGGAAGTGTTGGAATGAAGAAAACCGCAACCTTGTTATGTGTTCCGTTAATGGCTAAATCTGCCGAGGGAATGGTGAGTGGCATGAACCAGGCCAAGGCACAAGGAGCTGATGTTGTTGAGATCAGGTTGGACTGCATTGACAATTTTCATCCTCAAAAAGACCTTGAAATCATCTTGAAAGATAAACTGTTGACAACCCTCATCGTTTTTCG GCCAAAGTGGAATGGTGGTTTCTATGAAGGTGATGAACATGGTAGAATTGAGGCACTTCATCTGGCAAAAGATTTAGGAGCTGATTATGTAGAATTTGAGCTCAAG GTGGCCTCTAAGTTTATGGAAGAACATAGAAATAGTCCTAGCAGAGGTACTAAAAATATTGTATCATTTTATGTGAATGGAGAGACCCCTTCAGAACAAgaacttaaatatattatttcaaGTATGCAAGAAACAAGAGCAAATATCATCAAATTAGTCACTAATGCAGCTGATATTACAGAATTACCAAGAATTTTTAATCTCTTCTCAATTTGCCAG GTACCACTGATTGCATACTCTTCTGGGGAAAGAGGTCTTATAAGCCAAATATTGTCCCCAAAATATGGTGGGTTCTTGGTGTATGGCTCTATAGATGGAGATTCCATACCAGGTTTGCCTACCTTAGCAAGCCTTATAGAAGTCTATAAAGTTGACTGCATAAACAAGGATACTAAAGTTTTTGGACTTATCTCAAAACCTGTTGGACATAGCAAAGGTCCTATATTGCACAATCCTGTCATCAGGCATGTTAATTTTAATGGAGTTTATGTTCCAATGTTCGTTGATGATCTTCAGAAATTCTTCAGTGTCTATCCCAGCCCGGACTTTCCTGGATTTAG TGTTGGAATTCCATACAAGGAGGCAGTAATTGAATTTTGTGGTGAAGTTAATCAACTTGCTCAG TCTATAGATGCTGCTAATACAATTATAAGAAGGCCTAGTGATGGAAAGCTGATAGGTTATAACACAGATTGTGAGGCTGCAATAACTGCAATAGAGGATGCACTAGTCAGAG CCCACAGATGTACTAATGGAAAAACATCTTTGAATTCTCCACTTAAAGACAAGTTGTTTGTGCTGGTTGGAGCTGGTGGAGCAGGAAGAGCCTTAGCCTTTGGTGCCAAAAGTAGAGGAgctcatgtagtagttttcgaCATTGATTTTG ACAGAGCAAAGTCTCTTGCTTGTGCTGTAAGTGGTGAAGTAAGGAATTTCGAAGAATTAGCCAAGTTTCAGCCAGAGAAAGGAGCAATTCTTGCCAATGCAACACCTCTAGGAATGCACCCAA GCAAGCTTGGCAGATTATGA
- the LOC115719020 gene encoding bifunctional 3-dehydroquinate dehydratase/shikimate dehydrogenase, chloroplastic isoform X6, which yields MGSVGMKKTATLLCVPLMAKSAEGMVSGMNQAKAQGADVVEIRLDCIDNFHPQKDLEIILKDKLLTTLIVFRPKWNGGFYEGDEHGRIEALHLAKDLGADYVEFELKVPLIAYSSGERGLISQILSPKYGGFLVYGSIDGDSIPGLPTLASLIEVYKVDCINKDTKVFGLISKPVGHSKGPILHNPVIRHVNFNGVYVPMFVDDLQKFFSVYPSPDFPGFSVGIPYKEAVIEFCGEVNQLAQSIDAANTIIRRPSDGKLIGYNTDCEAAITAIEDALVRAHRCTNGKTSLNSPLKDKLFVLVGAGGAGRALAFGAKSRGAHVVVFDIDFDRAKSLACAVSGEVRNFEELAKFQPEKGAILANATPLGMHPSTTRIPVSEASLADYELVFDSVYTPKKTILLKEAETAGAIIVSGVEMFLRQAIGQFNLFTERQAPEELMREIIWDKF from the exons atgGGAAGTGTTGGAATGAAGAAAACCGCAACCTTGTTATGTGTTCCGTTAATGGCTAAATCTGCCGAGGGAATGGTGAGTGGCATGAACCAGGCCAAGGCACAAGGAGCTGATGTTGTTGAGATCAGGTTGGACTGCATTGACAATTTTCATCCTCAAAAAGACCTTGAAATCATCTTGAAAGATAAACTGTTGACAACCCTCATCGTTTTTCG GCCAAAGTGGAATGGTGGTTTCTATGAAGGTGATGAACATGGTAGAATTGAGGCACTTCATCTGGCAAAAGATTTAGGAGCTGATTATGTAGAATTTGAGCTCAAG GTACCACTGATTGCATACTCTTCTGGGGAAAGAGGTCTTATAAGCCAAATATTGTCCCCAAAATATGGTGGGTTCTTGGTGTATGGCTCTATAGATGGAGATTCCATACCAGGTTTGCCTACCTTAGCAAGCCTTATAGAAGTCTATAAAGTTGACTGCATAAACAAGGATACTAAAGTTTTTGGACTTATCTCAAAACCTGTTGGACATAGCAAAGGTCCTATATTGCACAATCCTGTCATCAGGCATGTTAATTTTAATGGAGTTTATGTTCCAATGTTCGTTGATGATCTTCAGAAATTCTTCAGTGTCTATCCCAGCCCGGACTTTCCTGGATTTAG TGTTGGAATTCCATACAAGGAGGCAGTAATTGAATTTTGTGGTGAAGTTAATCAACTTGCTCAG TCTATAGATGCTGCTAATACAATTATAAGAAGGCCTAGTGATGGAAAGCTGATAGGTTATAACACAGATTGTGAGGCTGCAATAACTGCAATAGAGGATGCACTAGTCAGAG CCCACAGATGTACTAATGGAAAAACATCTTTGAATTCTCCACTTAAAGACAAGTTGTTTGTGCTGGTTGGAGCTGGTGGAGCAGGAAGAGCCTTAGCCTTTGGTGCCAAAAGTAGAGGAgctcatgtagtagttttcgaCATTGATTTTG ACAGAGCAAAGTCTCTTGCTTGTGCTGTAAGTGGTGAAGTAAGGAATTTCGAAGAATTAGCCAAGTTTCAGCCAGAGAAAGGAGCAATTCTTGCCAATGCAACACCTCTAGGAATGCACCCAAGTACAACTCGAATTCCTGTTTCTGAG GCAAGCTTGGCAGATTATGAGCTTGTATTTGACTCGGTTTACACACCTAAGAAAACCATATTACTAAAAGAAGCTGAAACAGCCGGTGCTATCATCGTCAGTGGAGTCGAAATGTTTCTTAGACAGGCCATTGGACAATTCAATCTCTTCACAGAAAGACAAG CTCCTGAAGAGTTGATGCGTGAGATTATTTGGGACAAGTTTTAA
- the LOC115719020 gene encoding bifunctional 3-dehydroquinate dehydratase/shikimate dehydrogenase, chloroplastic isoform X3, producing the protein MKKTATLLCVPLMAKSAEGMVSGMNQAKAQGADVVEIRLDCIDNFHPQKDLEIILKDKLLTTLIVFRPKWNGGFYEGDEHGRIEALHLAKDLGADYVEFELKVASKFMEEHRNSPSRELPRIFNLFSICQVPLIAYSSGERGLISQILSPKYGGFLVYGSIDGDSIPGLPTLASLIEVYKVDCINKDTKVFGLISKPVGHSKGPILHNPVIRHVNFNGVYVPMFVDDLQKFFSVYPSPDFPGFSVGIPYKEAVIEFCGEVNQLAQSIDAANTIIRRPSDGKLIGYNTDCEAAITAIEDALVRAHRCTNGKTSLNSPLKDKLFVLVGAGGAGRALAFGAKSRGAHVVVFDIDFDRAKSLACAVSGEVRNFEELAKFQPEKGAILANATPLGMHPSTTRIPVSEASLADYELVFDSVYTPKKTILLKEAETAGAIIVSGVEMFLRQAIGQFNLFTERQAPEELMREIIWDKF; encoded by the exons ATGAAGAAAACCGCAACCTTGTTATGTGTTCCGTTAATGGCTAAATCTGCCGAGGGAATGGTGAGTGGCATGAACCAGGCCAAGGCACAAGGAGCTGATGTTGTTGAGATCAGGTTGGACTGCATTGACAATTTTCATCCTCAAAAAGACCTTGAAATCATCTTGAAAGATAAACTGTTGACAACCCTCATCGTTTTTCG GCCAAAGTGGAATGGTGGTTTCTATGAAGGTGATGAACATGGTAGAATTGAGGCACTTCATCTGGCAAAAGATTTAGGAGCTGATTATGTAGAATTTGAGCTCAAG GTGGCCTCTAAGTTTATGGAAGAACATAGAAATAGTCCTAGCAGAG AATTACCAAGAATTTTTAATCTCTTCTCAATTTGCCAG GTACCACTGATTGCATACTCTTCTGGGGAAAGAGGTCTTATAAGCCAAATATTGTCCCCAAAATATGGTGGGTTCTTGGTGTATGGCTCTATAGATGGAGATTCCATACCAGGTTTGCCTACCTTAGCAAGCCTTATAGAAGTCTATAAAGTTGACTGCATAAACAAGGATACTAAAGTTTTTGGACTTATCTCAAAACCTGTTGGACATAGCAAAGGTCCTATATTGCACAATCCTGTCATCAGGCATGTTAATTTTAATGGAGTTTATGTTCCAATGTTCGTTGATGATCTTCAGAAATTCTTCAGTGTCTATCCCAGCCCGGACTTTCCTGGATTTAG TGTTGGAATTCCATACAAGGAGGCAGTAATTGAATTTTGTGGTGAAGTTAATCAACTTGCTCAG TCTATAGATGCTGCTAATACAATTATAAGAAGGCCTAGTGATGGAAAGCTGATAGGTTATAACACAGATTGTGAGGCTGCAATAACTGCAATAGAGGATGCACTAGTCAGAG CCCACAGATGTACTAATGGAAAAACATCTTTGAATTCTCCACTTAAAGACAAGTTGTTTGTGCTGGTTGGAGCTGGTGGAGCAGGAAGAGCCTTAGCCTTTGGTGCCAAAAGTAGAGGAgctcatgtagtagttttcgaCATTGATTTTG ACAGAGCAAAGTCTCTTGCTTGTGCTGTAAGTGGTGAAGTAAGGAATTTCGAAGAATTAGCCAAGTTTCAGCCAGAGAAAGGAGCAATTCTTGCCAATGCAACACCTCTAGGAATGCACCCAAGTACAACTCGAATTCCTGTTTCTGAG GCAAGCTTGGCAGATTATGAGCTTGTATTTGACTCGGTTTACACACCTAAGAAAACCATATTACTAAAAGAAGCTGAAACAGCCGGTGCTATCATCGTCAGTGGAGTCGAAATGTTTCTTAGACAGGCCATTGGACAATTCAATCTCTTCACAGAAAGACAAG CTCCTGAAGAGTTGATGCGTGAGATTATTTGGGACAAGTTTTAA
- the LOC115719020 gene encoding bifunctional 3-dehydroquinate dehydratase/shikimate dehydrogenase, chloroplastic isoform X2 — MKKTATLLCVPLMAKSAEGMVSGMNQAKAQGADVVEIRLDCIDNFHPQKDLEIILKDKLLTTLIVFRPKWNGGFYEGDEHGRIEALHLAKDLGADYVEFELKVASKFMEEHRNSPSRGTKNIVSFYVNGETPSEQELKYIISSMQETRANIIKLVTNAADITELPRIFNLFSICQVPLIAYSSGERGLISQILSPKYGGFLVYGSIDGDSIPGLPTLASLIEVYKVDCINKDTKVFGLISKPVGHSKGPILHNPVIRHVNFNGVYVPMFVDDLQKFFSVYPSPDFPGFSVGIPYKEAVIEFCGEVNQLAQSIDAANTIIRRPSDGKLIGYNTDCEAAITAIEDALVRAHRCTNGKTSLNSPLKDKLFVLVGAGGAGRALAFGAKSRGAHVVVFDIDFDRAKSLACAVSGEVRNFEELAKFQPEKGAILANATPLGMHPSTTRIPVSEASLADYELVFDSVYTPKKTILLKEAETAGAIIVSGVEMFLRQAIGQFNLFTERQAPEELMREIIWDKF; from the exons ATGAAGAAAACCGCAACCTTGTTATGTGTTCCGTTAATGGCTAAATCTGCCGAGGGAATGGTGAGTGGCATGAACCAGGCCAAGGCACAAGGAGCTGATGTTGTTGAGATCAGGTTGGACTGCATTGACAATTTTCATCCTCAAAAAGACCTTGAAATCATCTTGAAAGATAAACTGTTGACAACCCTCATCGTTTTTCG GCCAAAGTGGAATGGTGGTTTCTATGAAGGTGATGAACATGGTAGAATTGAGGCACTTCATCTGGCAAAAGATTTAGGAGCTGATTATGTAGAATTTGAGCTCAAG GTGGCCTCTAAGTTTATGGAAGAACATAGAAATAGTCCTAGCAGAGGTACTAAAAATATTGTATCATTTTATGTGAATGGAGAGACCCCTTCAGAACAAgaacttaaatatattatttcaaGTATGCAAGAAACAAGAGCAAATATCATCAAATTAGTCACTAATGCAGCTGATATTACAGAATTACCAAGAATTTTTAATCTCTTCTCAATTTGCCAG GTACCACTGATTGCATACTCTTCTGGGGAAAGAGGTCTTATAAGCCAAATATTGTCCCCAAAATATGGTGGGTTCTTGGTGTATGGCTCTATAGATGGAGATTCCATACCAGGTTTGCCTACCTTAGCAAGCCTTATAGAAGTCTATAAAGTTGACTGCATAAACAAGGATACTAAAGTTTTTGGACTTATCTCAAAACCTGTTGGACATAGCAAAGGTCCTATATTGCACAATCCTGTCATCAGGCATGTTAATTTTAATGGAGTTTATGTTCCAATGTTCGTTGATGATCTTCAGAAATTCTTCAGTGTCTATCCCAGCCCGGACTTTCCTGGATTTAG TGTTGGAATTCCATACAAGGAGGCAGTAATTGAATTTTGTGGTGAAGTTAATCAACTTGCTCAG TCTATAGATGCTGCTAATACAATTATAAGAAGGCCTAGTGATGGAAAGCTGATAGGTTATAACACAGATTGTGAGGCTGCAATAACTGCAATAGAGGATGCACTAGTCAGAG CCCACAGATGTACTAATGGAAAAACATCTTTGAATTCTCCACTTAAAGACAAGTTGTTTGTGCTGGTTGGAGCTGGTGGAGCAGGAAGAGCCTTAGCCTTTGGTGCCAAAAGTAGAGGAgctcatgtagtagttttcgaCATTGATTTTG ACAGAGCAAAGTCTCTTGCTTGTGCTGTAAGTGGTGAAGTAAGGAATTTCGAAGAATTAGCCAAGTTTCAGCCAGAGAAAGGAGCAATTCTTGCCAATGCAACACCTCTAGGAATGCACCCAAGTACAACTCGAATTCCTGTTTCTGAG GCAAGCTTGGCAGATTATGAGCTTGTATTTGACTCGGTTTACACACCTAAGAAAACCATATTACTAAAAGAAGCTGAAACAGCCGGTGCTATCATCGTCAGTGGAGTCGAAATGTTTCTTAGACAGGCCATTGGACAATTCAATCTCTTCACAGAAAGACAAG CTCCTGAAGAGTTGATGCGTGAGATTATTTGGGACAAGTTTTAA
- the LOC115719020 gene encoding bifunctional 3-dehydroquinate dehydratase/shikimate dehydrogenase, chloroplastic isoform X7: MKKTATLLCVPLMAKSAEGMVSGMNQAKAQGADVVEIRLDCIDNFHPQKDLEIILKDKLLTTLIVFRPKWNGGFYEGDEHGRIEALHLAKDLGADYVEFELKVPLIAYSSGERGLISQILSPKYGGFLVYGSIDGDSIPGLPTLASLIEVYKVDCINKDTKVFGLISKPVGHSKGPILHNPVIRHVNFNGVYVPMFVDDLQKFFSVYPSPDFPGFSVGIPYKEAVIEFCGEVNQLAQSIDAANTIIRRPSDGKLIGYNTDCEAAITAIEDALVRAHRCTNGKTSLNSPLKDKLFVLVGAGGAGRALAFGAKSRGAHVVVFDIDFDRAKSLACAVSGEVRNFEELAKFQPEKGAILANATPLGMHPSTTRIPVSEASLADYELVFDSVYTPKKTILLKEAETAGAIIVSGVEMFLRQAIGQFNLFTERQAPEELMREIIWDKF; encoded by the exons ATGAAGAAAACCGCAACCTTGTTATGTGTTCCGTTAATGGCTAAATCTGCCGAGGGAATGGTGAGTGGCATGAACCAGGCCAAGGCACAAGGAGCTGATGTTGTTGAGATCAGGTTGGACTGCATTGACAATTTTCATCCTCAAAAAGACCTTGAAATCATCTTGAAAGATAAACTGTTGACAACCCTCATCGTTTTTCG GCCAAAGTGGAATGGTGGTTTCTATGAAGGTGATGAACATGGTAGAATTGAGGCACTTCATCTGGCAAAAGATTTAGGAGCTGATTATGTAGAATTTGAGCTCAAG GTACCACTGATTGCATACTCTTCTGGGGAAAGAGGTCTTATAAGCCAAATATTGTCCCCAAAATATGGTGGGTTCTTGGTGTATGGCTCTATAGATGGAGATTCCATACCAGGTTTGCCTACCTTAGCAAGCCTTATAGAAGTCTATAAAGTTGACTGCATAAACAAGGATACTAAAGTTTTTGGACTTATCTCAAAACCTGTTGGACATAGCAAAGGTCCTATATTGCACAATCCTGTCATCAGGCATGTTAATTTTAATGGAGTTTATGTTCCAATGTTCGTTGATGATCTTCAGAAATTCTTCAGTGTCTATCCCAGCCCGGACTTTCCTGGATTTAG TGTTGGAATTCCATACAAGGAGGCAGTAATTGAATTTTGTGGTGAAGTTAATCAACTTGCTCAG TCTATAGATGCTGCTAATACAATTATAAGAAGGCCTAGTGATGGAAAGCTGATAGGTTATAACACAGATTGTGAGGCTGCAATAACTGCAATAGAGGATGCACTAGTCAGAG CCCACAGATGTACTAATGGAAAAACATCTTTGAATTCTCCACTTAAAGACAAGTTGTTTGTGCTGGTTGGAGCTGGTGGAGCAGGAAGAGCCTTAGCCTTTGGTGCCAAAAGTAGAGGAgctcatgtagtagttttcgaCATTGATTTTG ACAGAGCAAAGTCTCTTGCTTGTGCTGTAAGTGGTGAAGTAAGGAATTTCGAAGAATTAGCCAAGTTTCAGCCAGAGAAAGGAGCAATTCTTGCCAATGCAACACCTCTAGGAATGCACCCAAGTACAACTCGAATTCCTGTTTCTGAG GCAAGCTTGGCAGATTATGAGCTTGTATTTGACTCGGTTTACACACCTAAGAAAACCATATTACTAAAAGAAGCTGAAACAGCCGGTGCTATCATCGTCAGTGGAGTCGAAATGTTTCTTAGACAGGCCATTGGACAATTCAATCTCTTCACAGAAAGACAAG CTCCTGAAGAGTTGATGCGTGAGATTATTTGGGACAAGTTTTAA